In the genome of Vibrio sp. CB1-14, one region contains:
- a CDS encoding AAC(3) family N-acetyltransferase — protein sequence MLTKEDIVDQLGRLNIANKVVCFHSSFKSFGDVQGGPQTIIDAFLESGCTLVCPTFFYSAQTYPARINYLNNGIDYESVPEMCSVNYMGATSQIEPSMGVIAKMLLGIEYTTRTKHPTNSFAIAGKDKALLLANQSPFNVYSAYKAIYSENLPALVILAGVDFESCTPIHYAEELAGKSLFRRWAVQNGQVVEVEEGSCSDGFESLRPYVNKIESEIKIGDSLVRVYNFHCLVDTIAEAIVRDPSITHCGIENCHRCNDMVRGGRNKA from the coding sequence ATGCTAACCAAAGAAGATATCGTAGATCAGCTTGGACGCCTCAACATAGCAAACAAAGTTGTGTGCTTTCACTCCTCATTTAAGTCTTTTGGCGATGTTCAAGGCGGCCCACAAACAATTATCGATGCCTTTTTGGAGAGCGGCTGTACCTTGGTTTGCCCTACCTTCTTTTATTCGGCTCAGACCTACCCAGCACGTATAAACTATCTTAACAATGGTATCGACTACGAGTCGGTACCTGAAATGTGCTCCGTGAACTACATGGGGGCTACATCTCAAATAGAGCCGTCGATGGGAGTAATTGCAAAGATGCTTTTGGGTATTGAATACACCACTCGGACAAAGCATCCAACGAACTCGTTTGCCATTGCAGGTAAAGACAAAGCTTTGCTTCTCGCAAATCAGAGCCCATTTAATGTTTATTCCGCATATAAAGCCATTTACAGCGAAAATCTGCCAGCGTTAGTGATACTTGCCGGAGTCGATTTTGAATCCTGCACACCGATCCACTATGCCGAAGAACTTGCTGGGAAAAGTTTGTTTCGGCGTTGGGCTGTACAAAACGGTCAAGTAGTAGAAGTAGAAGAAGGAAGCTGCTCAGATGGTTTTGAAAGTCTAAGACCTTATGTTAACAAGATTGAAAGTGAAATTAAGATTGGCGATAGCTTAGTGAGGGTTTACAACTTTCACTGTCTCGTAGATACCATTGCTGAAGCTATCGTACGTGATCCTAGTATTACTCACTGTGGGATTGAGAACTGTCATAGGTGTAACGATATGGTGCGCGGTGGGAGAAACAAGGCGTAA
- the ltrA gene encoding group II intron reverse transcriptase/maturase: MMISKEISASPDGVQWQSINWKDIESHVLKLQMRIAKATREGKHSKAKALQWILTHSRSAKLLAVKRVSQNKGSKTPGIDGVIWNTDTRRMKAVNQLSRKAYQAKPLKRIYIPKKNGKLRPLGIPCMVDRAQQALHLLALEPVSETLADPNSYGFRPNRSTADAVAQCFKCLALKKSAQWVLEGDIKACFDKIGHQWLMNNIAVDKRMLEQWLKSGFMDKGLFYRTDEGTPQGGVISPTLMLMTLAGLEQRIKSTALKKGARANFIGYADDFVVTCASKEVLENDIKPLIADFLAERGLTLSEEKTHITHISRGFDFLGFNHRKYKGKLLIKPSKSNTLLFLSNLRELIKKHVTIPVNDLIKLINPKLRGWSNYYRHCVAKQVFGYVGHKLFHTLWHWAKRRHPTKSRTWIALKYFINRQGQWQFHGWQKIMNMDCQFNLFQIAKVPIERHVKIRSAATPFDPQYQEYLAKRKSKKQCRNSWHEPALTSL; the protein is encoded by the coding sequence ATGATGATTTCAAAAGAGATTAGTGCCTCTCCTGACGGTGTTCAGTGGCAATCCATCAATTGGAAAGACATCGAATCCCATGTTTTAAAGCTTCAGATGCGTATTGCAAAGGCAACACGAGAAGGTAAACACAGTAAAGCGAAAGCGTTGCAGTGGATACTGACTCACTCGCGATCAGCAAAACTTCTTGCTGTTAAGCGGGTATCTCAAAATAAAGGCAGTAAAACTCCTGGAATTGATGGCGTTATCTGGAATACAGATACGCGCCGCATGAAAGCAGTCAATCAATTGAGCAGAAAAGCTTATCAAGCCAAACCGCTCAAGCGTATCTACATCCCCAAGAAAAACGGCAAGCTCAGACCACTGGGTATCCCCTGCATGGTCGATAGAGCGCAGCAAGCGCTTCATCTTCTTGCTCTGGAGCCAGTATCAGAAACACTTGCCGACCCTAACAGCTATGGATTTAGACCAAACCGCAGCACTGCCGATGCAGTCGCACAGTGCTTTAAATGTCTGGCACTAAAGAAATCAGCTCAATGGGTTCTTGAGGGAGACATCAAAGCCTGTTTCGACAAGATCGGGCATCAATGGCTTATGAATAACATTGCCGTAGATAAACGCATGTTGGAACAATGGTTAAAGTCTGGTTTTATGGACAAAGGGCTGTTCTATCGTACTGACGAGGGAACACCACAAGGTGGGGTCATATCCCCAACCTTGATGCTAATGACTCTTGCAGGGCTTGAGCAACGCATAAAGTCTACCGCACTCAAAAAGGGTGCAAGAGCCAACTTTATTGGATACGCCGACGATTTCGTCGTCACTTGTGCTTCAAAAGAAGTGTTGGAGAACGATATCAAACCGTTGATTGCTGATTTCTTAGCAGAAAGAGGCTTAACACTCTCCGAAGAGAAAACGCACATTACCCACATCAGCAGAGGTTTTGATTTCCTAGGTTTTAATCATAGGAAATACAAAGGGAAATTGCTCATTAAACCGAGCAAATCCAATACACTCCTGTTCTTGAGTAACTTGCGCGAACTCATCAAAAAGCACGTAACCATCCCTGTCAACGATCTTATCAAGCTGATAAATCCGAAACTCAGGGGCTGGTCGAATTACTATCGACACTGCGTGGCTAAACAGGTATTCGGATATGTAGGTCACAAGCTATTCCATACGTTATGGCACTGGGCTAAAAGACGTCATCCAACAAAATCTAGAACTTGGATCGCCCTTAAATACTTCATCAACCGTCAAGGTCAATGGCAATTTCACGGTTGGCAGAAGATTATGAATATGGATTGTCAGTTCAATCTGTTTCAAATAGCTAAGGTGCCAATAGAAAGACATGTGAAAATCAGGAGTGCCGCTACGCCTTTTGATCCTCAATACCAAGAATACTTGGCTAAGAGAAAATCAAAGAAGCAATGCCGTAACTCTTGGCATGAGCCTGCTCTCACTTCTTTATAA
- a CDS encoding DUF4041 domain-containing protein: protein MEQISLTYMLIGAIVILLVVGVFWVRKSSKLSQKLAVTETQLLEAATTIEEYKEKYSQIFDIEAECEQIKDQLKIDKKEIEEKARQALREIESKRDEAITKRQSVEEQISELQVDYKSKKITYDSLTTQIAIFSEDIELIELGFYEPKFDFDASETFKEEIKKCKECQKTLLREKSSSGAIHCYREWTVDGSRSEGKKMTNKSIRLTARAFNNECEAAIANCTWKNVTKMEERIKKAFAAINQLNEPNAISITERYLKEKLKELQLTYEYREKKQREKEEQAEIKAQMREEARIEAEIKKAEAEAIKEEKRYHKALDAARKELEKASDEMKSELEKQIAQLQANLEEAERKHQRAQSMAEQTKQGHVYVISNIGSFGENVYKIGMTRRLEPMDRVKELGDASVPFTFDVHAMIHTDDAPTLEKKLHDKFDTHRLNMINRRKEFFSVSLEEIKHAVSDFTDQSVEFIETAIAQDYYETQAMNKQRLAREGKLEGEELSSSSALPRFADVL, encoded by the coding sequence ATGGAACAAATTTCACTAACTTACATGCTAATAGGAGCTATAGTAATCTTGCTTGTTGTCGGGGTTTTTTGGGTAAGAAAGTCTTCAAAGCTGAGTCAGAAACTGGCAGTTACAGAAACTCAATTATTAGAGGCAGCAACAACAATCGAAGAGTATAAAGAAAAATACTCTCAGATATTTGATATTGAAGCTGAGTGCGAGCAAATCAAGGATCAGCTGAAAATTGACAAGAAAGAGATAGAAGAAAAAGCGCGTCAAGCCTTACGCGAAATCGAATCCAAGAGAGACGAGGCAATTACGAAACGTCAATCTGTTGAAGAGCAGATCAGTGAACTTCAGGTCGACTACAAAAGTAAGAAAATCACTTATGACTCTTTAACTACGCAAATCGCCATATTCAGCGAAGATATTGAGCTTATCGAACTCGGATTCTATGAGCCAAAGTTCGATTTTGATGCATCTGAAACATTCAAAGAAGAGATCAAGAAATGTAAAGAGTGCCAGAAAACCTTGTTGAGAGAGAAGTCTTCCAGTGGAGCGATACACTGCTACCGTGAATGGACTGTAGACGGTTCTCGAAGCGAAGGAAAGAAAATGACCAACAAGAGTATTCGTCTCACCGCAAGAGCCTTCAATAACGAATGTGAGGCAGCTATTGCCAACTGTACGTGGAAAAACGTTACAAAGATGGAAGAACGTATAAAGAAAGCGTTCGCCGCAATCAATCAGCTAAATGAACCGAATGCTATATCTATTACAGAGCGTTATCTCAAAGAAAAGTTAAAAGAACTCCAATTGACTTACGAATATCGTGAAAAGAAACAACGCGAGAAAGAAGAACAGGCGGAAATCAAAGCACAAATGCGTGAAGAAGCAAGAATAGAGGCAGAGATAAAAAAAGCAGAAGCGGAAGCTATAAAGGAAGAAAAACGTTATCACAAAGCTCTGGATGCTGCGAGAAAAGAGCTTGAAAAAGCTAGCGACGAAATGAAATCAGAACTAGAAAAACAGATTGCACAGTTACAGGCAAACTTAGAGGAAGCAGAGCGCAAGCACCAACGTGCTCAATCAATGGCTGAGCAAACTAAGCAAGGTCATGTTTATGTTATTTCTAACATTGGATCGTTTGGGGAAAATGTCTACAAGATAGGCATGACCCGTCGATTAGAACCAATGGATAGAGTGAAAGAGCTTGGAGATGCTTCAGTACCGTTTACCTTTGATGTACATGCAATGATTCATACAGATGATGCTCCAACTCTAGAGAAGAAGCTTCACGATAAGTTTGATACTCACCGATTGAATATGATTAATCGCCGTAAAGAGTTTTTCAGTGTCTCGCTGGAAGAGATCAAACATGCGGTAAGTGACTTTACCGATCAGTCAGTGGAGTTCATTGAAACAGCTATTGCACAGGACTATTACGAAACACAAGCGATGAACAAACAGCGCCTAGCAAGAGAAGGAAAGTTAGAAGGAGAAGAGTTATCGTCTTCCAGTGCTCTCCCCAGATTTGCTGATGTCTTGTAG
- a CDS encoding SIR2 family protein produces MQLVVVLTAKSYQHKWPTMRFNSDSPDIPDVLLERRDKGRVVFLCGAGISFSSGLPGFAELTEYVVDFYQPAEDSELYKAFQPWVDKNAKEDTPKVPLDQIFHMLCQEYGREEVNKLVAQRLAEHKPDGGAGYEHGLIRQLSTSSDGKPQIVTTNFDLLLELGDGKDLPRHEPPAFPDIKLGASLEGITYLHGRLNDTGEGHHPYILSSADFGRAYLSEGWATSFILKLLDSYTVVLVGYQAEDPQVKYLLQGLNHDGQYDRTKIYAFDKGEPEDIEVKWRDRGVTAIAYSDHPVLWSTLEAWAERAKDHRAWRSKVLEMAQKNPSELEPHERGMVAHLVRSNAGARAFANAENPPHAEWLCVFDAVVRAGNTATDYSSNSQIDPLDAYGLDSDPARFEDRRGLEGDDDDDIPVVIYEDLLTGSWADGQSNALDCRLGSKQIGLPSRLDSLSRWIRRIHDSPVVAWWAVKKLGLHPTLEIELKRLAQRKDIHPNCLKAWALIFDGIKQHAAPYYYRPYYTLLDLLKTQGWTDEVLVFVNNEMAPYLRYSPSTGVNGVIPPRFEWDDVELHHLGYWEVKSPFRDITKIDLPKENLLKLARILEGHLSLSDRYHERIDSVMSYPPSCYLDVVSEEDYQEFNFFRLVFDDLAQHAPNDARIMASGWHFNDGLQFIKLKLYALNFRSLFTASEVTDAICTIDRTLFWSDKSRQELLFLIKGRWGELSTLEKERVISKLLEGPERYEYWSESEYPKYKADTVAEYLRWIDIQQELIPVSLMDIYDTLVPALNQVSEERIKSLAEPRRVRVSRITQDESTDPISGLPAHKIIAAIDAIEPRGFSSFVDKAPFAGLVKEEPRRALAALLYLSKRGEYPVAYWNKTLQDWPEIDDPEAHNTLLRRLGLLPKGVLSEISHALSSWFDKFLVTMLNDNEEALWFAFDEFIDAIWQSEEDVAKSSIVDTTRGGRSLNLSRRTYGHAINSPAGKITESLFKQLKAMNLEKGDGIPDFIKSRFSKLTTLGGEGQDYAVVIFSKFTEWMMWLDADWTVKNTIPWFSFEHDNSEPAWNGFISNSKVPNLPFLEHIREHLKILFPQIYKWSWGEGERKVAAQIIIELGMPHEDAPLCLESQDFRNSIRNMKETQRREAIHYLGVAGKRDGGVWDYRVIPFINNVWPREKKFRTKSEVQAWISFLIHSKEMLPNLLKITRWCLTPVRLESYWMHELTYDYQDRVPLATAYPEEGLELCSLVTPNNSTGLPVHLEDVLDLIEQAKPGLVNDKRFQSLLDLVESA; encoded by the coding sequence TTGCAACTGGTTGTAGTATTGACCGCTAAGTCTTATCAACACAAATGGCCAACTATGCGCTTTAATTCCGATAGTCCTGATATTCCTGATGTACTTCTAGAAAGAAGAGATAAGGGGAGGGTGGTTTTTCTTTGTGGTGCGGGTATTTCTTTCTCATCTGGACTTCCTGGCTTTGCTGAGCTGACTGAGTATGTAGTAGATTTTTATCAACCAGCAGAAGATTCCGAGCTATATAAAGCCTTTCAGCCTTGGGTTGATAAGAATGCCAAAGAGGACACTCCCAAGGTTCCGCTAGACCAGATTTTTCATATGCTGTGTCAGGAATACGGTCGTGAAGAAGTCAATAAATTAGTCGCTCAGAGGCTTGCTGAGCATAAGCCTGATGGTGGTGCTGGGTATGAACATGGGTTGATTCGACAGCTATCTACAAGTTCAGATGGAAAGCCACAAATCGTAACTACCAACTTTGATTTACTGCTTGAGTTAGGAGATGGGAAAGATCTTCCTCGTCATGAACCCCCTGCTTTTCCTGACATAAAACTTGGGGCATCGCTAGAGGGAATTACTTATCTGCATGGACGTTTAAATGATACAGGTGAAGGACATCACCCATACATTCTAAGTAGCGCTGATTTTGGCAGGGCTTACTTGTCCGAAGGTTGGGCTACCAGTTTTATCTTGAAGCTGTTAGATAGCTACACAGTGGTTCTGGTTGGCTATCAGGCTGAAGACCCACAGGTTAAATATTTACTCCAAGGTTTAAATCATGACGGTCAATATGACCGAACCAAGATATACGCATTCGATAAGGGTGAACCAGAAGACATTGAAGTCAAGTGGCGTGACAGGGGTGTCACTGCAATAGCCTACTCAGACCATCCTGTTTTATGGTCGACTCTGGAGGCTTGGGCTGAGCGTGCTAAAGACCACAGAGCTTGGCGGAGCAAAGTTTTAGAGATGGCTCAAAAGAATCCTTCAGAACTGGAACCTCATGAGCGTGGAATGGTTGCACACTTAGTAAGGAGTAATGCGGGAGCAAGGGCGTTTGCAAATGCTGAGAATCCACCACACGCAGAATGGCTGTGTGTTTTTGATGCGGTGGTCAGGGCAGGAAATACCGCTACAGATTATTCAAGCAACTCTCAGATTGACCCACTAGATGCTTATGGCTTGGATTCAGACCCTGCTCGATTTGAAGATAGGCGAGGGCTGGAAGGCGACGATGACGACGATATTCCCGTTGTTATATATGAAGACTTACTGACCGGCTCATGGGCTGATGGTCAATCTAATGCTTTAGATTGCCGCTTGGGTAGCAAGCAGATTGGATTACCATCTAGATTGGATAGCTTGTCGCGTTGGATTCGAAGAATTCACGATAGTCCAGTGGTCGCTTGGTGGGCGGTGAAGAAGCTTGGTTTACATCCGACTCTAGAGATAGAGTTAAAGAGACTCGCGCAAAGAAAAGACATTCACCCTAATTGTCTTAAAGCTTGGGCACTCATCTTTGATGGAATAAAGCAACATGCTGCGCCTTATTATTACCGTCCATATTATACGCTGTTGGACTTACTTAAAACGCAAGGTTGGACTGATGAAGTCCTTGTGTTTGTAAATAATGAAATGGCTCCTTACCTCCGTTATTCGCCCTCCACGGGAGTTAATGGGGTCATTCCTCCTAGGTTTGAGTGGGACGATGTTGAGTTGCATCATCTTGGTTATTGGGAGGTTAAGAGCCCATTCAGGGACATAACAAAAATCGACCTCCCTAAAGAAAATCTACTTAAGCTTGCGAGAATTCTAGAGGGGCATTTGAGTTTATCGGACAGGTATCATGAAAGGATAGACAGTGTAATGTCCTACCCACCATCATGTTATCTAGACGTTGTTTCCGAAGAAGACTATCAGGAGTTTAACTTCTTTCGTCTGGTGTTCGATGACCTAGCTCAACACGCTCCAAATGACGCTCGCATAATGGCCAGTGGATGGCATTTTAATGATGGACTTCAGTTTATTAAGTTAAAGCTTTATGCATTGAACTTTAGGTCTTTGTTCACTGCAAGTGAGGTGACTGATGCCATCTGCACCATAGATAGAACTTTATTCTGGAGTGACAAAAGCAGACAGGAACTACTCTTCTTGATTAAAGGGAGATGGGGTGAACTATCCACTCTTGAAAAGGAGCGTGTAATTAGCAAATTACTAGAGGGGCCAGAGAGATACGAGTATTGGTCAGAGTCTGAATATCCAAAGTATAAGGCCGATACTGTGGCCGAGTATTTGAGATGGATAGATATTCAACAAGAGTTGATCCCGGTCAGTCTTATGGACATTTACGATACTCTAGTTCCTGCACTTAACCAAGTTAGCGAAGAGCGCATTAAGAGCCTTGCTGAACCAAGAAGAGTTCGCGTTAGTCGCATTACGCAAGATGAATCTACTGACCCAATTAGTGGCCTTCCTGCTCACAAGATAATTGCAGCTATCGATGCGATTGAGCCAAGAGGCTTTAGTAGTTTCGTTGACAAGGCTCCATTTGCTGGGCTAGTCAAAGAGGAGCCAAGGAGGGCATTGGCCGCACTCTTGTATCTGTCAAAAAGAGGGGAGTATCCGGTTGCTTACTGGAATAAGACTTTACAGGACTGGCCTGAAATTGATGACCCTGAAGCTCATAACACACTCCTTCGTCGACTGGGGTTGCTACCTAAAGGTGTATTATCTGAAATCAGTCATGCATTAAGTTCTTGGTTCGATAAGTTTCTTGTCACGATGCTAAATGACAACGAAGAGGCTCTATGGTTTGCATTTGATGAATTCATTGATGCTATTTGGCAGTCCGAAGAAGATGTAGCTAAGAGCTCTATAGTTGATACTACCAGAGGAGGTAGGAGTTTAAATCTATCTCGTAGAACGTATGGTCACGCTATCAATAGCCCCGCAGGCAAGATAACTGAAAGTCTCTTTAAGCAACTGAAGGCAATGAATTTAGAGAAGGGTGATGGGATACCTGACTTTATTAAAAGTAGGTTTTCCAAGCTAACCACCTTGGGTGGGGAGGGGCAGGATTATGCAGTTGTTATTTTTTCGAAGTTTACTGAATGGATGATGTGGTTAGACGCGGACTGGACAGTCAAAAACACCATACCTTGGTTCAGTTTTGAGCATGATAACTCTGAGCCAGCATGGAATGGTTTTATCTCCAACAGTAAAGTGCCGAATCTACCTTTCCTAGAGCACATTCGGGAGCACCTCAAGATTCTGTTTCCACAAATTTACAAGTGGTCGTGGGGAGAGGGGGAGCGAAAGGTGGCAGCGCAAATAATCATAGAATTGGGCATGCCTCACGAGGATGCGCCCCTGTGTCTTGAGTCTCAAGATTTCAGAAATAGCATTCGAAATATGAAAGAAACTCAAAGACGTGAGGCTATTCATTATTTAGGGGTTGCTGGAAAGAGGGATGGGGGTGTATGGGATTATCGTGTTATTCCATTTATTAATAATGTCTGGCCTAGAGAGAAAAAGTTTCGCACTAAGTCTGAGGTTCAAGCGTGGATTAGTTTTCTAATTCACTCAAAAGAAATGTTGCCTAATCTACTTAAAATCACGAGGTGGTGCTTAACACCAGTTCGGCTTGAGTCTTATTGGATGCATGAACTTACGTACGACTACCAAGATAGGGTTCCGTTAGCGACCGCTTATCCGGAAGAGGGTTTGGAGCTATGTTCATTGGTAACGCCAAACAACTCGACAGGCTTACCTGTTCATTTAGAGGATGTGCTTGACCTAATTGAGCAAGCTAAGCCAGGGCTGGTAAACGATAAGCGCTTCCAGTCCTTGTTGGATTTGGTAGAGAGTGCCTAG
- a CDS encoding ParA family protein has protein sequence MSNNIDLADRIEARAEGLSKSEISRRDAIIDQTYVEIEDKEISNLLLTHCVSKANIASICGISLNTYIAYEEKAIEEGVMEPAIKYKGKWQYTPRHVHAMMDYLERERWSDKYQTCVINVQNQKGGTGKSTSTISLATKLALDFNLRPRICVIDLDPQGSLRVFVDPDALEESDLDMLTTVELMLGDKAPSGLYQEYIEQGYSHKEIVDLSLLSSHLPNLSILPAIPSDEAFSSIAWQDGLASGDLSCLKLLKERVIDFLRDDFDLIFIDTGPHVNPLSWNALYASKVLLIPVTPHKLDWQSTIQFYESLPNQLRNLPEGAEGIAFEKFLITNRDTENNRDDAIVDIIKDEMGSLVLNNQILKSSAFEAAARNYRTVSDIRKTDKLCPDTQLDKAQSSVEAVANEFKNLLKDN, from the coding sequence GTGAGTAACAACATTGATTTAGCAGACAGAATTGAGGCGCGCGCCGAAGGGCTATCGAAGAGTGAAATATCTCGACGAGATGCGATTATTGACCAAACTTACGTTGAAATCGAAGACAAAGAGATTTCAAACCTTCTTCTCACACACTGCGTTTCCAAAGCCAACATTGCTAGTATTTGTGGCATTTCTCTAAATACGTACATTGCCTATGAAGAGAAGGCGATTGAAGAAGGTGTGATGGAGCCTGCGATTAAGTATAAAGGTAAGTGGCAATATACCCCTCGACATGTTCACGCCATGATGGACTATCTGGAGAGAGAACGTTGGTCTGACAAATATCAGACTTGTGTGATTAACGTCCAAAACCAAAAAGGCGGAACTGGCAAAAGTACTTCCACTATTTCTCTAGCAACTAAATTGGCGTTAGATTTCAATTTGCGTCCTCGTATTTGCGTCATTGACCTAGATCCTCAAGGTTCCCTTCGAGTATTCGTTGACCCTGATGCATTAGAAGAGTCGGATCTTGATATGCTAACGACAGTAGAGCTTATGCTTGGAGACAAAGCCCCTAGTGGCTTGTATCAGGAATATATTGAACAAGGATACTCTCATAAAGAAATCGTTGATCTATCACTACTAAGTTCACACTTGCCTAACCTTTCGATTTTGCCTGCTATTCCATCTGATGAAGCATTTTCGAGCATTGCTTGGCAAGATGGCCTAGCATCCGGTGATCTTAGCTGCTTGAAACTTCTAAAAGAGCGCGTGATTGATTTTCTGCGAGACGACTTTGATCTTATCTTTATCGACACAGGTCCGCACGTTAACCCTCTTTCTTGGAATGCTCTCTATGCATCGAAAGTTCTACTGATACCTGTTACGCCTCATAAACTTGACTGGCAGAGCACAATTCAATTCTATGAGTCATTGCCAAACCAACTTCGCAACCTGCCGGAGGGTGCAGAAGGTATTGCGTTCGAGAAGTTTCTGATAACCAACCGCGATACAGAAAACAATCGCGATGACGCTATCGTCGATATCATCAAAGATGAAATGGGTTCGCTTGTGCTAAACAATCAAATCCTAAAAAGCAGTGCATTCGAGGCTGCTGCAAGAAACTACCGAACAGTCAGTGACATTCGTAAAACGGATAAACTGTGCCCAGATACACAACTCGACAAAGCACAATCATCTGTCGAAGCCGTTGCCAATGAATTCAAGAATTTGCTGAAGGATAACTAA